A window of the Zootoca vivipara chromosome 14, rZooViv1.1, whole genome shotgun sequence genome harbors these coding sequences:
- the RAI1 gene encoding retinoic acid-induced protein 1 isoform X1: protein MQSFRERCGFHGNQQNYQPASSQDSSRLENYRHQSQAGPHCERQRMVAKEYYGQQQQPPPPPPQPPLPYQGYGENSTVEKYHRGNKQLRSQQLPGRPASFPNYAVQENSPYPARYSGEESLQAWGSPQQQPPPPPQPLPGGVAKYEENLLKKTAASSSSRQYHEQAPQLPFRTHSLHLQQQQQQQQQQQQQPPTLTYPKLPRQKIQNDVASPMPFPQGAHFSQHSQSFPASSTYTSVQSGSQAAHSYKSCNAPSAAPQHERTLGNVSSLPSGQRVQGLHGYQPNRISYDQQQQQQQQQQQQSMQGRHHAQEALHYQNLAKYQHYNQPGQSYCQADAPVRTPDQYYQTFSPSSSHSPARSVGRSPSYSSTPSPLMPNLENFQYSQQSLSAGSFPASLADHSHFMPLLNPSPTDGASPDAQPPANCKSMPKEKIPENLLSDLSLQSLTALTSQVENISNTVQQLLLSKSTGMPQKKGLKNPPRTPEQLKGQHCSPEGNNYSAEQAGTPLSDPLSTPQSVHAETQDGDYLSGSEEQLERSFLYCNQSRSPARVNSNSKAKPESVSTCSVTSPDDMSTKSDDSFQSIHTSLPLESFTKFVTNERDCPRLLLSALSQEELASEIIGLQDAINEKADKGWASPPAPNKDPDKSPFHLENHRTCLDSIVKSPWSNQGDSNALAEPLKLDKALGGNNGKNFTEEVYNNSQVAFTTAETKNTLKTTSSVGYNSKPNISAATSSSEATSFSCYSNATANSVGSENAMENFDWPDENLSDTWKELGSSLQGSDISKSLFSGKLSETSEEKKTACCLSLCDAEQAPQQAEGFDQPQEASKGENLTYDEATRADSERWLEDTTRQSCSGGDFSELPMMSSPDLKESDLEPEEYSSLCELAASEQKSLTYDAFTPKAAENAPALSLQDTPGSAEEMANAAEKENATPPSHLSDQSVILLGPAVGTETKVKSWFESSLHHLKPEEEEVVGSENAFPDDKAETLAASLVTNQASLEQVPITSEPTSRGKSLRSKKVHCRLSGGEEPVQPMSSPCTGNQAAGMVASKCPGPNNLIEMPSKSAHGQTPRFPAEGLPARMCTRSFTALTEPRVPDPLEGAKASTPQEKSGKKTACVLKQRAAFKARKANGKPSNAASPPVPNLAQSEDSDHKAKEADGVEMEAKDQQSMILRSRTRTQEVFYSKRRREKSAMDAGLKEGKPPKKVLPNNHFPGSFKVSPQSRSERERKRLALPKARPGMGGKMSEQPLHSLKRKSAFIPPVPAKKRNLVLRSNSHSGSNGKDEKPGASAGLFKRMPLAKKAKAKLSPKNSCEVVLKSPQVKENPDVCIKITSRAAFQGAMKTKVLPPRKGRGLKLEAIVQKITSPNLKKFACRTATVSFTVPAATSHSNPLSPSLPPEREQASKNAGAAPAAGEARPLNQALSQKAPAAPAAEQLCRSPNNRSFRGKLMNSKKLSSNCFKGEAYSSPETLQHSGDGMAASGTGLLPKKRNRKGKVAAFRTAKNSLEKCPHLSPALLFASREKAVAAAAAAAGKGEEGQREAKKPKAEDKGFSSAESSEGRSSQAQTRAQKQRANHSNYNGYTKRQRKRLSHRKAPSVPSRCKSRAKRRHPQQAPLLSPAEPEIRLKYVSCKRLRSDSRAPPFSPYVRVEKQDEFVTTCTVVNSPAEEARLHNSERSSSSPSAQAGLSGAASLQQLRAALPLSSAMHLGPVVSKALNATCLVCCLCRNPANYKDQGDLCGPYYPEDCLPKKKSRLKEKIKVEGLGEEPPSPAERLLKATDNNCATSTPGGKPPRLDSGADSAKQSALRSSSRGMFRKLQSCYCCDERTEGEEAAAVAAAAEKPRRHECGKAEPPPPDPAGDTQEHWVHEACAVWTAGVYLVAGKLYGLQEAIKMAADVRCSSCQQVGATIGCCHKGCAQTFHYICAIDTGCLLSEETFLLNCPRHKVGERTFRNKGKSLGVCCSLHSLLAVAIRSCLALNQTSVSRQN from the exons ATGCAGTCCTTCCGCGAAAGGTGTGGTTTCCATGGCAACCAGCAGAACTACCAGCCGGCATCTTCACAAGATTCATCACGCCTGGAGAATTACAGGCATCAAAGCCAGGCCGGGCCGCACTGCGAGCGTCAGAGGATGGTGGCAAAGGAGTACTacggccagcagcagcagccgccaccgccaccgccgcaGCCCCCCCTGCCTTACCAGGGGTACGGGGAGAACAGCACCGTGGAGAAATACCACCGGGGGAATAAGCAGCTACGCAGCCAGCAACTCCCAGGCCGGCCGGCGTCCTTCCCAAATTACGCTGTCCAAGAGAACAGTCCCTATCCGGCCCGTTATTCCGGAGAGGAAAGCCTGCAGGCCTGGGGGTCACCGCAGCAACAgccacctccacccccacaacCCTTGCCAGGAGGGGTGGCTAAATATGAGGAGAACTTGTTGAAAAAGACAGCCGCCTCCTCTAGCAGCAGGCAGTACCACGAGCAGGCCCCTCAGCTCCCGTTCCGAACTCATTCCCTgcacctccagcagcagcagcagcagcagcaacagcagcaacagcagccgcccACCTTGACCTACCCCAAGCTCCCGAGGCAGAAAATCCAGAATGACGTGGCCTCCCCCATGCCCTTCCCGCAGGGCGCCCACTTCAGCCAGCATTCCCAGTCGTTCCCGGCCTCCTCGACGTACACGTCCGTCCAGAGCGGGAGCCAGGCCGCACATTCCTACAAAAGCTGCAACGCTCCCTCGGCGGCACCGCAGCATGAAAGGACTCTGGGCAACGTCTCCAGCCTGCCCTCTGGGCAGCGGGTCCAGGGCCTACATGGCTACCAGCCTAACCGAATCAGCTacgaccagcagcagcagcaacaacaacaacagcagcagcagtccatgCAAGGAAGACACCATGCCCAGGAAGCCCTTCACTATCAGAACCTCGCAAAATACCAACATTATAACCAGCCGGGACAGAGCTACTGCCAAGCCGACGCCCCTGTGCGGACTCCAGACCAGTATTACCAAACTTTCAGCCCCAGTTCCAGCCATTCCCCAGCTCGTTCGGTTGGTAGGTCTCCCTCGTACAGTTCGACGCCTTCCCCGTTGATGCCCAACTTGGAGAACTTCCAATACAGCCAGCAGTCTCTGAGCGCGGGGAGCTTCCCAGCCAGCCTCGCCGACCACAGCCATTTTATGCCTTTGTTGAACCCTTCGCCCACCGACGGGGCGAGCCCAGATGCTCAGCCGCCCGCAAACTGCAAGAGCATGCCGAAGGAGAAGATCCCCGAGAACCTCTTGTCGGATCTCAGCCTGCAGAGCCTCACGGCGCTCACCTCCCAAGTCGAAAACATTTCCAACACCGTCCAGCAGCTTCTCCTCTCCAAGTCCACGGGGATGCCCCAGAAGAAAGGCCTAAAGAACCCGCCGAGGACCCCGGAGCAGCTCAAGGGCCAGCACTGCAGCCCCGAAGGCAACAATTACTCCGCCGAGCAGGCGGGGACTCCCCTTTCAGACCCCCTGAGCACCCCGCAGTCGGTCCACGCTGAAACCCAGGATGGGGATTACCTGAGTGGATCTGAGGAGCAGCTGGAAAGGAGCTTCCTCTATTGCAACCAGAGCCGCAGCCCGGCTCGCGTCAACAGCAACTCCAAGGCAAAGCCTGAGTCCGTATCCACGTGCTCGGTGACTTCCCCGGACGACATGTCCACCAAGTCAGACGACTCATTCCAAAGCATCCACACCAGCTTGCCGCTGGAGAGCTTCACCAAGTTTGTGACCAACGAGAGGGACTGCCCGAGACTGCTCCTCAGCGCCCTTTCTCAGGAGGAGCTCGCCTCTGAGATCATCGGTTTGCAAGATGCTATCAACGAGAAAGCAGACAAAGGCTGGGCCAGCCCCCCTGCTCCAAACAAAGACCCCGACAAATCCCCTTTCCACTTAGAGAACCACAGAACCTGCCTGGATTCCATAGTCAAAAGTCCATGGTCCAACCAGGGGGACTCAAATGCCCTCGCCGAGCCCTTGAAGTTGGACAAAGCTCTGGGGGGGAATAACGGGAAGAATTTCACCGAGGAAGTCTACAACAACTCCCAGGTGGCGTTTACAACAGCAGAGACGAAAAATACCCTGAAAACGACCAGCTCTGTGGGCTACAATTCCAAACCCAACATCTCGGCTGCCACTTCCAGCTCCGAGGCCACGAGCTTCAGCTGCTACTCAAATGCCACGGCCAATTCGGTGGGTTCTGAAAACGCCATGGAGAACTTCGATTGGCCGGACGAAAACCTCAGCGACACGTGGAAAGAGCTGGGGTCGAGCCTCCAAGGGTCAGACATTTCCAAGAGTTTGTTCTCCGGCAAACTGAGCGAGACGTCTGAGGAGAAAAAAACTGCTTGCTGCCTGAGTCTCTGCGATGCTGAGCAGGCGCCCCAACAAGCAGAGGGCTTCGATCAGCCGCAGGAGGCAAGCAAGGGAGAGAATCTGACTTACGACGAGGCCACCAGAGCAGACAGTGAGCGATGGCTGGAAGACACCACTAGGCAGTCCTGCTCAGGAGGAGACTTCAGTGAACTTCCCATGATGTCCTCTCCAGACCTGAAAGAATCCGATTTGGAACCGGAAGAGTACTCCTCTTTGTGTGAACTAGCGGCTTCCGAACAAAAGTCTTTGACCTATGATGCTTTTACACCTAAGGCAGCGGAGAACGCCCCGGCCCTCTCCCTGCAAGACACGCCAGGTTCAGCAGAAGAAATGGCAAACGCGGCCGAGAAAGAGAACGCCACTCCTCCTTCGCACTTATCTGATCAATCTGTTATCCTCTTGGGCCCGGCTGTTGGCACGGAGACAAAAGTGAAAAGTTGGTTCGAATCTTCCCTGCACCACTTGaagcctgaggaggaggaggtggtggggagTGAAAACGCCTTTCCAGATGATAAGGCAGAGACGCTGGCAGCTTCGCTAGTGACTAACCAAGCCTCTCTTGAGCAGGTGCCAATAACCTCAGAGCCAACATCTAGGGGCAAGAGCCTCCGCAGTAAGAAGGTCCACTGCAGGCTGTCGGGAGGCGAGGAACCCGTCCAACCCATGTCAAGCCCATGCACGGGCAACCAGGCAGCTGGCATGGTGGCCAGCAAATGCCCAGGTCCAAACAACCTGATTGAAATGCCAAGTAAGAGTGCCCATGGCCAAACTCCCCGGTTTCCAGCAGAAGGCTTGCCAGCAAGGATGTGTACCCGCTCGTTCACCGCCTTGACTGAACCCAGGGTGCCAGATCCTTTGGAAGGTGCAAAGGCCTCGACCCCTCAAGAGAAGTCGGGCAAGAAGACGGCGTGCGTCCTGAAACAGAGAGCCGCTTTCAAAGCTAGGAAGGCCAATGGCAAACCCAGCAACGCTGCTTCCCCACCGGTCCCAAATTTGGCGCAGAGCGAAGACTCTGATCACAAGGCGAAAGAAGCCGATGGTGTTGAAATGGAAGCGAAAGATCAGCAGTCCATGATCCTTCGTTCCAGGACCAGGACCCAGGAGGTCTTCTACAGCAAGCGGAGGAGAGAGAAGAGCGCCATGGATGCGGGGCTCAAGGAGGGCAAGCCACCCAAGAAGGTCCTTCCAAACAACCATTTCCCCGGTTCCTTCAAGGTCAGTCCCCAAAGCAGGTCTGAAAGGGAGAGGAAAAGGCTGGCACTCCCGAAAGCCAGGCCTGGAATGGGTGGCAAGATGTCCGAGCAGCCGCTTCACAGCCTGAAGAGGAAGTCCGCCTTCATCCCACCGGTTCCTGCGAAAAAGAGGAACTTGGTCCTGAGGAGCAACAGTCACAGCGGCAGCAACGGGAAGGATGAGAAGCCGGGAGCTTCCGCCGGCCTGTTCAAGAGGATGCCGCTGGCCAAAAAGGCGAAAGCTAAGCTGTCCCCTAAGAACTCCTGCGAAGTGGTGCTCAAGTCCCCTCAGGTGAAGGAGAACCCTGACGTCTGCATCAAGATCACCTCTCGGGCCGCCTTCCAGGGAGCGATGAAGACGAAAGTGCTTCCCCCAAGGAAAGGCCGGGGCCTGAAGCTGGAAGCCATCGTCCAGAAGATCACCTCTCCCAACCTGAAAAAGTTTGCCTGCCGAACAGCCACCGTCTCCTTCACCGTCCCTGCCGCCACCTCCCACAGTAATCCCCTCAGCCCGTCCCTGCCACCGGAGAGAGAGCAGGCCTCAAAGAATGCAGGCGCAGCCCCAGCGGCGGGGGAAGCCAGGCCATTAAACCAGGCCTTGTCACAAAAGGCTCCCGCCGCTCCAGCAGCCGAGCAATTATGCAGAAGCCCGAACAACAGATCCTTCAGAGGAAAACTAATGAACAGTAAGAAACTGTCCTCCAACTGTTTCAAGGGTGAGGCCTATTCATCTCCCGAGACGTTGCAGCACAGCGGTGACGGCATGGCTGCCAGCGGCACCGGCCTGCTGCCCAAGAAGAGGAACCGAAAAGGGAAAGTGGCGGCCTTCCGAACGGCCAAAAATAGCCTGGAGAAGTGCCCTCACCTGAGCCCTGCTCTGCTTTTTGCATCCAGAGAAAAGGCGGTggctgcagcggcggcggcagcagggaaAGGCGAGGAGGGACAAAGGGAGGCGAAGAAGCCAAAGGCCGAGGACAAAGGCTTCAGCAGCGCCGAGAGCTCCGAGGGGAGGTCCTCGCAGGCCCAGACCAGGGCCCAGAAGCAGCGGGCCAACCATTCCAACTACAATGGCTACACCAAGAGACAAAGGAAGCGGCTCAGCCACCGCAAGGCCCCCAGCGTGCCCTCGAGGTGCAAGAGCAGGGCCAAGAGGCGGCACCCGCAACAGGCTCCCCTGCTGAGCCCGGCCGAGCCCGAAATCCGGCTCAAGTACGTGTCGTGCAAGCGGCTGCGGTCGGACAGCCGGGCGCCCCCCTTCTCGCCATACGTCCGGGTGGAGAAGCAGGATGAGTTCGTCACCACCTGCACTGTCGTCAACTCTCCCGCCGAAGAGGCCCGGCTGCACAATAGCGAGCGCTCCTCCTCATCTCCGTCTGCCCAGGCCGGGCTTTCGGGGGCCGCATCCCTCCAGCAGCTGCGAGCCGCCCTGCCTCTGTCGTCCGCCATGCACCTCGGCCCGGTGGTATCCAAGGCCCTCAACGCCACCTGCCTGGTCTGCTGCCTGTGCCGGAACCCGGCCAACTACAAGGACCAGGGGGACCTCTGCGGGCCGTACTACCCCGAGGACTGCCTTCCGAAGAAGAAGTCGCGGCTGAAAGAGAAGATCAAAGTGGAGGGGCTGGGTGAGGAGCCTCCGTCTCCGGCGGAAAGGCTGCTCAAAGCGACAGATAATAATTGTGCAACTAGTACGCCGGGTGGAAAGCCGCCAAGGTTGGACAGTGGCGCTGACTCAGCAAAACAGAGTGCTCTCCGCTCCAGTTCGAGGGGGATGTTTAGGAAACTACAAAGCTGTTACTGCTGCGATGAGAGGacagagggagaggaggcggcggcggtggcggcagccgCCGAGAAGCCCAGGAGGCACGAATGCGGCAAAGCGGAGCCGCCACCTCCGGACCCTGCCGGGGACACGCAGGAGCACTGGGTCCATGAGGCCTGCGCTGTGTGGACAGCTGGGGTTTACCTGGTGGCGGGAAAGCTCTATGGACTGCAGGAGGCAATAAAGATGGCTGCTGACGTG AGGTGCTCCAGTTGTCAGCAAGTAGGAGCAACCATTGGCTGCTGCCATAAGGGGTGTGCCCAAACCTTTCACTACATATGTGCCATTGATACAG GTTGTTTGTTAAGTGAAGAGACCTTCTTGCTGAACTGCCCTAGACATAAGGTAGGTGAGCGGACCTTCAGGAACAAGGGGAAATCTCTGGGGGTTTGTTGCTCTCTGCACTCTCTCCTGGCTGTGGCCATCAGGAGCTGCCTTGCACTAAATCAGACCAGCGTAAGTCGACAAAACTGA